The Nitrobacter hamburgensis X14 genome contains the following window.
CGCGAGGTCCAGCGTAAGATGCACGCCAAGGCCGCCGGGCTCCGGCACCGGATAGATCAGGCGCGAAAACGGCGTGCGGGCGCTGCAACTGAAATAGTTTCCCTTGGCGAGGTAAGCCGGTGGAATCCGGTCCACAGGCATGCCTTCGATGCTGCGCGCCACCGCCGCAGCGCCAAGGCCGGCGGCATTGATCAGCAGATCGCAAGCGAGCGTCATCGGCGTGTCGCCGCCGGTTTCGATTTCCAACCCGTGTGGCGTCGTTTTGGCGCGCAACAGCGGCGTGTAAAAAGCGAACGCCGCAGCGTCTCGCTCGGCGTCACCGCGCAATGCCAGCATAAAAGCGTGGCTGTCGATAATACCCGTCGATGGAGACAGCAGCGCGGCCACGCAGTGCAGCGCCGGTTCGAGCGTGCGGGCGTCGTCGCCGCTCAGGAGTTGCATGTCTTCGACGCCATTGGCCTCGGCGTGTGCCCTGATGGACCGCAACCTGCCGGCCTCCCGCTCCGTCGTCGCGACGATCAGCTTGCCGCAATTGCGGTATGGAATGCCGTACTCGCGGCAATACGCATAAAGTGCGCGCCGGCCACTGACGCACGTTCGCGCCATCAGGCTGCCGGCGGGATAGTAGATGCCGGCGTGAATCACCTCGCTGTTGCGCGACGACGTTGCCCTTCCGATCGCGTCCGCGGCCTCGAGAACGATGACCTCACGGCCGGATCGCGCGAGTCGTCGCGCGATCGCAAGTCCGACCACGCCTGCGCCGACGACTACGCACTCAACCCTGTCCATACGCGGCCTGGATCGATTTCTGACCGCTGTGAGGAGGTTTCGCGGTGAGGTCGTGAGAAAGCTTTGCGGTGAAAGAGAGCGCTCCCGCGGTTCTCACGGCGCACCGGTGCAATTCGCGCGGCCGGTCTCCCATTAGCCGGGTATTAATCATGAGAGAGCAATTGTGCAATCCAGGTCGCATTTTCCCATCGCGGGGGTAAGCATTTACCTGATTCAAACCCGTGAGGCCAGACACTCTGCCGGCAAATCTCGGGTGCGCGATGACTGGCAAGGATTGGCAGGCGGGCGGCAAGGGCGGCAAGAGCGTCGCTGCTGCGGTGGGGCTCGTATACGCCGCTGTCGCTGCGGCGCCCGCGAGCGCGTGGGCTGCGGCCATCGGATTGTCGACGGACAATCATATTACCGGGACCGATGCCGGCGTGGCTTGGGAAATTTTCACCGGCGGCTTTATTGCCGTTTCCTTTTTGGCGGCGGCCGCCATCTGGGTGACGTCCGTGCTGCGCAAGGCCAGGCGCTCTCTGCGCAGACACGCATTCGTCAGCTCTGGGCTGAACAATCTCAACCAGGGCGTGGTGATGACGGATTCGCGTCAGCGGATCATTTTCTGCAACGACCGCTATCTCGAAATCTATGGATTGCTTCGATCGGATATCCGCCCGGCTATGACGGACCCCGAACTTGGCGATCTGCGGCGCGCGCGCGGTGTGCTCGACGCCTGCAGTGACCAGTTCTATCGATTGTCGAATGCCTGCGATGGCCTCTTCACCGAACTGCCCGACGGGCGTTTGATCGCAGTGAAGCGGTTCAAGCTGCCGAACGGCGGCTCGGTTGCGACGCACGAGGATTGCAGCGAGCAGCGCAAGCTCGCCAGGCAACTGGCGACCACCAAGCAGTTTCTGGAATCGGTCATCGACAACGTGCCGGTGTGTATCGCCGCCAAGGGTATCGAAGACGGCCGCTACATTCTGGTCAACCGCGCCTTCGAGCGTTTCTCCCGCGTCTCGCGCGATTTCATCGTCGGCAGGCGCGCCGATGAAATCTTCCAACCCCAGACGGCCGCCAATATCGCCGCGACCGACCAGGTCGCGCTGGCCTCGCCCGACAGTCATTACTACAGCGAAATGGTATTTGAGCGGGGCTCGGAGAAGCGCACGCTCGCCAATAACAAGGTGGTCGCCCGCAACGAGGCCGGTCAGCCGGTGTTTCTGATCGCCCTGTTCGAGGATGTGACCGAGCGCAAGTCGCTGTCGCGCGAGCTGGAGAACGCCAAGAAGTTCCTCGAAACCGTCGTCGACAACATTCCGGTGTCGCTGATCGTTCAGTGCGCCAGCGACGGCCATTACCTGCTCGCCAACCGCCGGGCCGAGACGATTCTCAATCGCCGCCGCGAGGATGCAATCGGGCTGACCGCATCCGATATCTTCGGTCCGCGCGATGCGAAGCTGATCGTTGCCCGCGACGAAATGGCGGTCGGGAATGGCGGTCTTTTGACCGAAGAGCACCCGATCCGCACCAGCGAAGGGCTGCGGTTGTTCCTGACCCGCCGCGTTACGGTGCGCGGCGATGACGGCGAACCGCAGTATCTGATCAAGACGAACGAGGATGTGACCGATCGTCGCCAGACCGAGTCGCGCATGGCGCACATGGCCTATCACGACGGGCTGACCGATCTGCCGAACCGCACCGCGTTCCTGAAAGCGCTGTCGCAGATGATCGAGGCGTGTCAGGGCACGGACGATGAGTTCGCGGTGCTGTCGCTCGATCTTGACGGCCTCAAGGAGATCAACGACGTATTCGGCCACGCGGTCGGCGACAGCCTGCTGATCGAGGTGGCGCGCCGCATTCAGAGCGCGGCGCATGGCGGCCTCGTTGCCCGGCTCAGCGGCGACGAGTTCGGTGTGATCATTGATGGCAAGCAGCCCGCCGTTGGCCAGGCGCTCGCCCAACAGATCGTCGCGGCAATGGTTCCGGAATTTCTGATTGATGATAAATCCGTCCGGACGGGCCTTACCACCGGCATTTCGCTGTTCCCGCGCGACGGGACCGATCCCGCATCGCTGCTCGCCAATGCCGGCGTCGCATTGTTCCGCGCCAAGGCGAAATCGCGCGGCTCCATCTGCGTGTTCGAACCGGAAATGGATCGGCAGATCCGGGATCGCCGCGTGCTGCACCGGGATCTGTCGAACGCCATGCGGAACGGCGAACTGTCGCTGCACTATCAGCCGCAGGCACGCACGGGCCGCAAGCTCGTTGATGACGATGTGATCGGCTTCGAGGCGCTGACGCGATGGAGTCATCCGACCCGCGGCTTCGTTCCGCCCGGCGATTTCATTCCGCTCGCGGAGGAGAGCGGCCTGATCGTGGCAATGGGCGAGTGGATTCTGCGCGAGGCGTGCCGAGAGGCGGCGTCCTGGCCGAGCCCGAAGCAGATCGCGGTCAACCTGTCGCCGGTGCAGTTCATTCACGGCGACCTGGTCGGCCTCGTGCACTCTATTCTGCTGGAAACCGGA
Protein-coding sequences here:
- a CDS encoding NAD(P)/FAD-dependent oxidoreductase; this translates as MDRVECVVVGAGVVGLAIARRLARSGREVIVLEAADAIGRATSSRNSEVIHAGIYYPAGSLMARTCVSGRRALYAYCREYGIPYRNCGKLIVATTEREAGRLRSIRAHAEANGVEDMQLLSGDDARTLEPALHCVAALLSPSTGIIDSHAFMLALRGDAERDAAAFAFYTPLLRAKTTPHGLEIETGGDTPMTLACDLLINAAGLGAAAVARSIEGMPVDRIPPAYLAKGNYFSCSARTPFSRLIYPVPEPGGLGVHLTLDLAGQARFGPDVEWIDTPDYDVDPARATRFYPAIRRYWPELPDGALIPAYSGIRPKIVPPAVAQQDFVIEGPADHGVAGLINLFGIESPGLTSSLAIADHVAALAGR
- a CDS encoding sensor domain-containing protein encodes the protein MTGKDWQAGGKGGKSVAAAVGLVYAAVAAAPASAWAAAIGLSTDNHITGTDAGVAWEIFTGGFIAVSFLAAAAIWVTSVLRKARRSLRRHAFVSSGLNNLNQGVVMTDSRQRIIFCNDRYLEIYGLLRSDIRPAMTDPELGDLRRARGVLDACSDQFYRLSNACDGLFTELPDGRLIAVKRFKLPNGGSVATHEDCSEQRKLARQLATTKQFLESVIDNVPVCIAAKGIEDGRYILVNRAFERFSRVSRDFIVGRRADEIFQPQTAANIAATDQVALASPDSHYYSEMVFERGSEKRTLANNKVVARNEAGQPVFLIALFEDVTERKSLSRELENAKKFLETVVDNIPVSLIVQCASDGHYLLANRRAETILNRRREDAIGLTASDIFGPRDAKLIVARDEMAVGNGGLLTEEHPIRTSEGLRLFLTRRVTVRGDDGEPQYLIKTNEDVTDRRQTESRMAHMAYHDGLTDLPNRTAFLKALSQMIEACQGTDDEFAVLSLDLDGLKEINDVFGHAVGDSLLIEVARRIQSAAHGGLVARLSGDEFGVIIDGKQPAVGQALAQQIVAAMVPEFLIDDKSVRTGLTTGISLFPRDGTDPASLLANAGVALFRAKAKSRGSICVFEPEMDRQIRDRRVLHRDLSNAMRNGELSLHYQPQARTGRKLVDDDVIGFEALTRWSHPTRGFVPPGDFIPLAEESGLIVAMGEWILREACREAASWPSPKQIAVNLSPVQFIHGDLVGLVHSILLETGLNPSRLELEITEGVLIEDFERSLALLRRLKALGVRIAMDDFGSGYSSLSYFQAFPFDKIKIDRGFVMYLGRNPQSAAIVRAVIGLGHGLDVSIVAEGVETQEQLGFLADEGCDAVQGFFIGKPEPIAHYATLVGRPPRIPEAIRRKAG